A stretch of the Aegilops tauschii subsp. strangulata cultivar AL8/78 chromosome 4, Aet v6.0, whole genome shotgun sequence genome encodes the following:
- the LOC109732947 gene encoding protein ACCELERATED CELL DEATH 6, translating into MKLSSSFDYPVLLYKAQMDKRLLKAATDGDSTSMKHYACHNPGILLGRTLRMNTCLHISSIHGHQRFSEDVVALEESLLTTVNLDWETPLLAAVRNGHVSLASFLLGSCHHLGMGQAILKQDKYGFNALHHAIRNGHEELALELITAEPSLSRAVSECNESPMFFALTRNFTRVYEQLVQDPLSSYTGGLHGRNCLHAAVRNGNPEMAKQILEKYHGLMITEDINKVTPTRHAVLFDKIDMLRVILLHDPTKGYEINSMGDPLLAAAAYRGRSNAARELLKHCPDAPYRQENGGTLLHRAVWDNQIKFVKFVLTTPLLRKLINMQGKTGKTALHYAVRKCDPELVSILLSHEDIDATVLDNIGVSAAWELKYVMENAKTLNWNEVLMLMLKADAQNATSLYNLHGKAKQQAIDAGRKDAKSLTKTYTTNISLVAILITTITFAAAFTLPGGYSSVDGSEGLPIMSQKIAFQAFLISDTLAMCSSFAVAFICVIARWEDYEFLIYYTSFTKKLMWFAYVATTTAFSTGLYTVLALRLHWLATAISVLVALLPILTKLLGEWPVLKLRFRLGKTFNSDLLDMV; encoded by the exons ATGAAGCTATCTTCATCTTTCGACTACCCGGTGCTATTGTACAAG GCACAGATGGACAAACGCCTCCTGAAAGCAGCGACTGATGGTGATTCCACGTCCATGAAGCACTATGCTTGTCATAATCCAGGCATTCTTCTCGGAAGGACTTTGCGGATGAACACCTGCCTTCACATATCCTCCATCCATGGTCACCAGAGATTCTCCGAGGATGTGGTGGCACTGGAGGAGTCTCTCCTCACCACTGTAAACTTAGATTGGGAGACGCCACTTCTCGCGGCGGTGAGAAATGGTCACGTCTCTTTGGCTTCTTTTTTACTTGGAAGCTGCCATCACCTAGGAATGGGGCAAGCAATCTTAAAGCAAGACAAATATGGATTTAACGCACTGCACCATGCCATTCGCAACGGTCATGAGGAGCTTGCGCTGGAGTTGATTACAGCAGAGCCTTCTCTGTCGCGAGCTGTGAGCGAATGCAACGAGTCACCCATGTTCTTCGCCTTGACAAGGAATTTTACGCGTGTGTATGAGCAACTAGTTCAAGATCCTCTTTCTTCTTATACGGGAGGACTACACGGTCGCAATTGCCTACATGCTGCAGTCAGAAATGGGAATCCAG AAATGGCTAAACAGATTCTGGAAAAGTATCATGGACTAATGATCACTGAAGACATTAATAAAGTTACTCCAACAAGACATGCTGTACTTTTTGACAAGATTGACATGTTACGAGTAATACTGTTACATGATCCAACCAAAGGATACGAAATAAACAGCATGGGTGATCCTCTCCTTGCTGCTGCCGCATATCGAGGTCGAAGTAATGCTGCTCGAGAGCTTCTGAAACACTGTCCTGATGCTCCTTATCGCCAAGAAAATGGTGGGACATTGCTTCATAGAGCTGTATGGGATAACCAAATAAAGTTCGTTAAATTTGTCCTGACGACACCGCTACTTCGCAAACTCATCAACATGCAGGGCAAGACTGGAAAAACCGCTCTACATTATGCAGTCCGGAAGTGTGATCCGGAACTAGTTAGTATTTTACTATCTCACGAGGATATAGATGCGACAGTGCTTGACAACATTGGTGTTTCAGCGGCTTGGGAACTGAAGTACGTCATGGAGAATGCCAAGACTTTAAACTGG AATGAAGTCTTGATGCTTATGCTAAAAGCAGATGCCCAAAATGCCACATCTCTCTATAATCTTCACGGGAAAGCCAAGCAACAAGCAATCGATGCTGGAAGGAAGGATGCGAAGTCACTAACAAAGACATACACAACCAACATTTCATTAGTGGCCATTCTCATTACGACAATCACCTTTGCTGCTGCTTTCACCCTGCCTGGAGGATACAGCAGTGTTGATGGAAGCGAGGGACTTCCGATCATGTCTCAGAAGATTGCATTTCAAGCATTCTTGATCTCTGACACCTTAGCAATGTGCTCCTCATTTGCCGTTGCCTTCATATGTGTCATAGCAAGGTGGGAGGATTACGAGTTCTTGATTTATTACACATCTTTCACTAAGAAGCTCATGTGGTTTGCATATGTGGCAACTACGACGGCTTTTTCAACTGGTTTATACACGGTTTTAGCCTTGCGTCTCCATTGGTTGGCCACTGCAATTTCTGTTCTGGTAGCTTTACTGCCCATTCTAACTAAACTTCTTGGCGAATGGCCTGTTTTGAAGCTCAGATTCCGATTGGGAAAAACTTTCAACTCCGATCTCTTAGACATGGTGTGA